The following proteins are co-located in the Pyrobaculum calidifontis JCM 11548 genome:
- a CDS encoding PIN domain nuclease, which yields MTCFVLDASAFIHGRDLRIFQGELYTTREVVEELRDPRAQAAVEVLGVRVEEVDERKVRELVKRFTGLSPADASALALALERGCVLVTDDGRLAAAARRLGVRVEGVFYRGRRPDR from the coding sequence ATGACGTGTTTTGTGCTCGACGCCTCAGCGTTTATACATGGGAGAGACCTCCGCATCTTCCAAGGCGAGTTGTACACCACTAGGGAGGTGGTTGAAGAGCTGAGGGACCCGAGGGCGCAGGCGGCGGTGGAGGTGCTGGGCGTGAGAGTAGAGGAGGTTGACGAGAGAAAGGTGAGAGAGCTCGTGAAGAGGTTTACGGGGCTGTCGCCGGCCGACGCCTCGGCGCTGGCCCTCGCCTTGGAGAGGGGGTGCGTCTTAGTTACAGACGATGGGAGGTTGGCCGCGGCGGCGAGGAGGCTGGGCGTGAGAGTGGAGGGGGTGTTTTACCGAGGCAGGAGGCCAGATAGGTAG